The nucleotide sequence TGGTTAATCAACGTCAAAGGGCCATAATAATGCAGTAATAAGGAATTTACTTAATTAACTGAATCGAAAACCAAGAATTAAGGCCACTGAAAGATTTGATTGAAACAGAAATTATAACATTACCGTAGCCGGAAATTAACACAACTTCTGCATGGCGTAAaggtaaaataatttattgactTCCAGGGAAAACATATAACATTTAATGAAAAGTCTTTTTCTACCGCCGTATCTAGCTCTTCGGACTTGGTGACGTATTTTTTGGTTAACTATACCATTGCCttacataatttaataatagttccagcgtactttattttattttggatacTTGGAATTTTGAAGACACTGATAGTGTTATATGTATATCACCATATGCCGAAAAAGACCAAATTAAACACTTACCTACACTCTGCCTCGTCGAAAGCCGGTATAGTATTATTTTTGCCGCTGTTTCTTACTTTCTGTGCTATATCAACGACACAGTTTAGTATTACTTCTCTATTTTGATCTATACATTGGAAACCAttattttcaaggaaatctaaaattaaaattatatattagaatTGTTCCATATTATAGAAATACTTTGGATTATCTTTTAATTACATGAAATGGTGAATTCAATGAGAAATTACTTACTGATAGGGTGCTCAGCATTATtgtcacaaaaaaatgaattggaaGCATCGGCCAAGTCCATAACTTTATCGAGCATCTTGACTTCATCGGGAGAcaaacataatttatacaaagtAAGGCTATTTTTGATACAATTGGAAGTTTTTGGCCAAATTTCACAAAGTGCAAAGAAATTTGGAATATCATGCGCCCTCATTGCTCGAACTAAgtcattttgtaatttttccatgtctaatgtatttttcaagcatCGGTTGATCTCCTCTCTATCAATctgcaataaattttctttttaagaaTTTAAGGAtagttaattttattgataattatgaTCAACaatcaaatgaatatttaagataaaaaCGTCGAAACCTTAGTACCTTAGACATTCCGTTTCAGAGTAAGGGATCTAGTCACTTTATAATTTAGCCTATATTTGATTAGTTCAAATCAATATGTGAATATATATGTACATAATATTCTCATATTACTATTGCCTGGAGTGTTTGAGACTAATTTCATCTAATTCATCTAAGTCTTCTAATTTGAACCATTATGTGCAAGCACGAGTTTAGTGGGCTATTGGAGAAAGGTAATCTGAATATCTAATTACTGTTATCACTGCCAATACAAAGATTTCCCTCTAGATTAAGAGAcaagtatacatttttcaaggtgtctttaaagatatttcaaataaaataatgctGGATTTCAAATATCTTCAGATAGCATAGTACTAATGAAAAGTATAGTATGATCGTCAAATAATGTAACTCAGgtttttttatgttgatttgTTGGGGTaactaattcaaaatttatgagAACATGTTGTTTTCACctattttaaaatagatttggggaaaaatttagaacaattttATATGCACGAGTATGTGAAAATCGAGTATTTTCTAATCTTCAGAACAAAATACCTATATACCTATATACGCTATATAAGCTTCAGTGCCTACCTCTATTAACTCTGGAACTTCAGGATGACCAGTAGATTGGCATTTGGCATGTAATGATACCATCATTTCTTGAAGATCAGGTACAATGCCATAATTGGATGGTGACGAATGGGAGGAATATTGAGCTCTTCCTTGAGTGAAATGAATGTTGGAAAGTTCGTTTCCTAAGTTATTCATTTGTTTATCTAGACTATTACTCATTTGGCTGGTTCGACTGCTCATTTGATTTCCCCAGTTATTCATTTGGTTTCCTAAGTCACTCATTTGTTTATCTAAACTATTACCCATTTGGCTGGTTCGACTGCTCATTTGATTTCCCCAGTTATTCATTTGGTTTCCCAAGTCACTCATTTGTTTATCTAAACTATTACCCATTTCGCTGGCTTTGCTGTTCATTTGGTTTCCCAAGTTATTCATTTGTGTACCAAAATCTTGACCCATATGGGAAAATTGGTTCTCCAAATCCTGGCCCAGTCGTTCAAACTGCAAATTTTGCGAGTATACGCATcctaaaaatgatgaaattatatattatcagGTTGCAAAAGTCATAGGCaacataataaacaataataaataaagtcaCCGCTGAACTTCTGAATGTTAACAAATTTGAGAGGTCTCGAAAAAAGGCATTTGTTCAAGTCTACAACTCAAActtgttattataaaaagacTATGTCTCACCAAACTCAGAATCACTACGATATATGGTCTAACCTTATCGCCAATGGATGGTATAAAAAGTACCATTGAATAAGGACTTA is from Diorhabda carinulata isolate Delta chromosome 1, icDioCari1.1, whole genome shotgun sequence and encodes:
- the LOC130892342 gene encoding 27 kDa hemolymph protein-like; translated protein: MNILAATLVLMAIGCVYSQNLQFERLGQDLENQFSHMGQDFGTQMNNLGNQMNSKASEMGNSLDKQMSDLGNQMNNWGNQMSSRTSQMGNSLDKQMSDLGNQMNNWGNQMSSRTSQMSNSLDKQMNNLGNELSNIHFTQGRAQYSSHSSPSNYGIVPDLQEMMVSLHAKCQSTGHPEVPELIEIDREEINRCLKNTLDMEKLQNDLVRAMRAHDIPNFFALCEIWPKTSNCIKNSLTLYKLCLSPDEVKMLDKVMDLADASNSFFCDNNAEHPINFLENNGFQCIDQNREVILNCVVDIAQKVRNSGKNNTIPAFDEAECSNFQDFRRCVVRKLRQCSSSVPSQITDDYFALIYRKACNSASRFTWLSFVNIVLLFFTYLYSKMF